One Lysinibacillus sp. OF-1 DNA segment encodes these proteins:
- a CDS encoding AbrB/MazE/SpoVT family DNA-binding domain-containing protein, with protein MKSTGIVRKVDELGRVVLPKELRRTLGIEEKDPVEIYIDGDKIILKKYLPNAEKEDVISSLEKMAAGAKNPNVIDVIDRAIKLIR; from the coding sequence ATGAAATCAACAGGTATTGTTCGCAAAGTAGACGAGTTAGGTCGTGTGGTTTTACCAAAAGAATTACGCCGCACATTAGGTATTGAGGAAAAGGATCCAGTAGAAATCTACATTGATGGTGACAAAATCATATTAAAAAAATATCTGCCAAATGCTGAAAAAGAGGATGTAATTTCATCTTTAGAAAAAATGGCGGCTGGTGCAAAAAATCCAAATGTTATTGATGTTATTGATCGCGCTATTAAATTAATTCGGTAG
- a CDS encoding HNH endonuclease signature motif containing protein — translation MHWWSKEELEYLREHYVSHSKKQLLEMFNTHFNLAISMGQLTGALSRYQILSGRTGCFKKGHVPANKGLKGVTTGGIETQFKKGHQPKNYKPVGTERVDRDGYVLIKVSDKGAWHERWRHKHKVIWEEGNGPIPKGSVLIFLDRDKQNITLENLQLITQAQLARMNQNKLFYQNPELTKTGVVIANIYAKMGALNRKGKAK, via the coding sequence GTGCATTGGTGGTCGAAAGAAGAGCTTGAATATTTAAGGGAACATTATGTTTCACATTCAAAGAAACAATTACTTGAAATGTTCAATACTCATTTTAATTTAGCTATTTCAATGGGACAACTCACGGGAGCATTAAGTCGCTATCAGATTCTTAGCGGAAGAACTGGATGTTTTAAAAAGGGTCATGTTCCAGCTAATAAAGGGTTGAAGGGCGTTACAACAGGTGGCATTGAAACTCAATTTAAAAAGGGCCATCAGCCGAAAAACTATAAGCCTGTGGGTACTGAGCGAGTTGATCGAGACGGTTATGTACTAATTAAAGTTTCGGACAAAGGTGCTTGGCATGAACGTTGGCGCCATAAACACAAAGTCATTTGGGAAGAAGGGAATGGGCCAATACCGAAAGGCAGTGTCCTGATTTTTCTTGATAGAGATAAGCAAAATATTACTTTAGAGAATTTACAATTGATTACTCAAGCCCAGTTGGCAAGAATGAACCAAAATAAATTATTCTATCAAAATCCAGAGCTAACTAAGACTGGTGTCGTAATTGCAAATATTTATGCAAAAATGGGAGCTCTAAATCGAAAGGGGAAAGCAAAATGA
- a CDS encoding DUF6877 family protein — MNPVNIKSVPVALVGEALTCNVSPLYELHQIAYELPLNVLSDVKQRIGDWLASGGKETDPYIKQQVAYAKNVYQALKGGGINCGTH, encoded by the coding sequence GTGAATCCAGTGAACATTAAATCAGTTCCAGTTGCATTGGTTGGTGAAGCATTAACATGCAACGTTAGCCCGCTGTATGAATTACACCAAATCGCCTATGAGTTACCTTTAAACGTTTTATCAGATGTGAAACAGCGTATAGGCGATTGGCTTGCCAGCGGTGGCAAAGAAACAGATCCATACATTAAGCAACAAGTGGCCTATGCCAAAAATGTTTACCAAGCCCTGAAAGGCGGTGGGATTAATTGCGGAACACATTAG
- a CDS encoding helix-turn-helix domain-containing protein has translation MTEKIRAVRTVDKLMQYLTEHNCPIGKSTLLNLIHSGEIPHVKLTSHIWIFHLDAIDQWLQGEWKKEGCETK, from the coding sequence ATGACTGAGAAGATTAGGGCAGTAAGAACAGTAGATAAATTAATGCAGTATTTAACTGAACATAATTGCCCTATTGGAAAATCAACTCTTTTAAATTTAATTCACAGTGGTGAAATACCTCATGTAAAACTCACTTCACATATATGGATATTTCATTTAGATGCTATTGACCAATGGTTGCAAGGGGAGTGGAAAAAGGAAGGGTGTGAAACCAAATGA
- a CDS encoding helix-turn-helix domain-containing protein: MSEELGALVRSELFKRKMSQKDLAKMLGISSVYLSDIIRGNKTGPKAQEHIRHIRKILEI, encoded by the coding sequence ATGTCAGAAGAGTTAGGTGCTCTAGTACGTTCAGAATTATTCAAACGCAAGATGAGCCAAAAAGATTTAGCAAAAATGCTTGGTATTTCTAGTGTCTATCTATCAGACATTATTCGTGGTAATAAAACGGGTCCAAAAGCACAAGAGCATATCAGACACATTCGTAAAATTTTAGAAATTTAA
- a CDS encoding helix-turn-helix domain-containing protein — protein sequence MREIREYRKLSRYRLAKLSGVNESTLQMIENSDNPNPTFRVMCKIADALEVSLDDLRKEAKVCQKS from the coding sequence GTGAGAGAGATAAGAGAATATCGCAAGTTATCAAGATATCGACTTGCAAAACTATCAGGGGTTAATGAATCTACTCTTCAAATGATAGAAAACAGTGATAATCCTAACCCTACTTTTCGAGTGATGTGTAAGATTGCAGATGCCCTAGAAGTAAGTTTGGATGATTTAAGAAAAGAGGCTAAGGTATGTCAGAAGAGTTAG
- a CDS encoding DUF1883 domain-containing protein encodes MTRIPYADSAGQLGVVVELQHAADVFLVDQNNFRKYQSGQRFEYYGGHYNKTPVKINVKGMGRYFLIVRGGGRYRYEFF; translated from the coding sequence ATGACTAGAATCCCTTATGCTGACAGCGCTGGTCAACTAGGCGTGGTGGTAGAACTTCAACATGCTGCTGATGTATTTTTAGTAGACCAAAATAATTTTAGAAAGTATCAATCAGGACAACGTTTTGAGTATTATGGCGGTCATTACAACAAGACACCTGTAAAAATCAACGTCAAAGGCATGGGTAGATATTTTTTAATCGTCCGTGGCGGTGGTAGATACCGTTATGAGTTCTTCTAA
- a CDS encoding LexA family transcriptional regulator — MVDISKVLKDIISKSGMEQERFGETIGLKKAAFNNYVQGRRELPKSVISKMMEVHGINPAVFFDKNAPLYIRDISGANIKNLPTNLIPVQPNFVEIPILGNIACGDPITAIENHDGYRYEPEETLPSGNLFYLKAKGNSMEPTVPDGSYVLIREQPEIEYGQIAAVLVNGDTEITLKRIKKQGNAIFLMPDNPKHDPILVDENNPVRVIGKAVRYTQDL, encoded by the coding sequence TTGGTTGATATATCAAAAGTTTTAAAAGATATTATCTCAAAAAGTGGGATGGAGCAAGAAAGATTCGGGGAAACCATCGGACTTAAAAAGGCAGCTTTTAATAATTATGTGCAAGGTCGAAGAGAATTACCTAAGTCTGTAATCTCAAAAATGATGGAAGTCCATGGAATTAATCCAGCAGTGTTTTTTGATAAGAATGCCCCTTTATATATTAGAGATATATCTGGTGCAAATATTAAAAACTTACCAACAAACCTTATCCCGGTCCAGCCTAACTTTGTGGAAATACCAATCTTAGGTAACATCGCTTGCGGAGACCCCATCACAGCAATTGAAAATCATGATGGGTATAGGTATGAACCTGAGGAAACGTTACCAAGTGGGAATCTATTCTACTTAAAAGCGAAAGGCAACAGTATGGAACCAACAGTTCCAGACGGCTCATACGTATTAATACGAGAACAACCAGAAATAGAATATGGACAGATAGCAGCTGTGTTAGTGAACGGTGATACGGAAATAACGTTGAAGCGTATTAAGAAGCAAGGAAACGCCATCTTCCTCATGCCTGATAATCCTAAACATGATCCGATTTTAGTGGACGAAAACAATCCGGTAAGAGTTATTGGAAAAGCAGTACGTTATACACAAGATTTATAA
- a CDS encoding tyrosine-type recombinase/integrase: MASYEILNPTKKGEPRIKITVEEGYDDRGRRIRFTKTVRMKSLSDRAIKKAIKEFELEVATSNKVTKNEELSFEAFVLEKWMKLHVKKNLRLRTYQTYNSTLTNYIIPFFKGMKLSKIKPIDIEEFFAYEKDSGRKNLKGKYLILKSIFTKAITWKFISKENDPMEEIKEPNVDKRHREKSYYNEEELLILFKVLEGVQPKQRIAIKMAAVLGLRRSEILGIRHHSVNFNNNTILIDAQLHYDHEHKKFLLGPPKNGLARTVIVPDKFMEEIKEYMKEHRKQKELCGDAWEPAIDENGEPLDLLYTNPYGYPNHINSITNEWVKLLKRHNLDYINFHGLRHSFASFMVAKNSNIKVIQEQLGHTDVRQTIQTYSHLTKDFKLKELSKFDDIL; encoded by the coding sequence ATGGCAAGTTATGAAATTTTAAACCCTACTAAAAAAGGTGAACCACGAATAAAAATTACCGTGGAAGAAGGCTATGATGATAGAGGACGGCGCATTCGTTTTACAAAAACTGTACGTATGAAGAGTCTATCTGATAGAGCGATTAAAAAGGCTATAAAGGAATTTGAACTTGAGGTGGCAACATCTAATAAGGTAACCAAAAACGAGGAACTTTCATTTGAAGCTTTTGTATTGGAAAAATGGATGAAGTTGCATGTGAAAAAGAATTTAAGATTAAGAACCTATCAAACTTACAATAGCACACTAACAAATTACATCATTCCATTTTTCAAAGGTATGAAATTAAGCAAGATTAAACCGATTGATATCGAGGAATTTTTTGCTTATGAGAAAGATTCAGGACGAAAAAACTTGAAAGGCAAGTATCTGATCCTGAAAAGTATATTTACGAAGGCTATAACATGGAAGTTTATCTCTAAAGAGAATGATCCCATGGAAGAAATAAAAGAACCAAATGTTGATAAGCGACATCGAGAAAAGAGTTATTACAATGAAGAGGAACTTTTGATTTTATTCAAAGTACTTGAAGGAGTGCAACCGAAACAAAGAATAGCAATAAAAATGGCAGCAGTATTAGGACTAAGACGGTCTGAAATCTTAGGTATACGCCACCACTCTGTTAATTTTAATAATAATACTATTTTAATCGATGCACAATTACATTATGACCATGAACATAAAAAGTTTTTACTTGGCCCTCCTAAAAATGGATTAGCAAGAACTGTTATAGTTCCAGATAAATTTATGGAGGAGATAAAAGAATATATGAAAGAACATAGGAAACAAAAAGAGTTATGCGGCGATGCATGGGAACCAGCAATTGACGAAAATGGAGAACCTCTTGATTTACTATATACCAATCCATACGGATACCCGAATCATATAAACAGTATCACAAATGAATGGGTAAAGTTATTGAAAAGGCACAATCTTGATTATATAAATTTCCACGGATTGCGGCACTCTTTCGCTTCTTTTATGGTGGCCAAAAACTCAAATATTAAAGTAATTCAAGAACAGTTAGGACACACCGATGTTAGACAAACAATTCAAACATACAGTCATTTAACAAAAGATTTCAAGTTAAAAGAGCTTTCAAAGTTTGACGATATTTTATAA
- a CDS encoding Maf family protein: MLKTNYKLVLASASPRRKELLGMLALPFEVMTSEVEETSVQANTMQDYVKGVALLKTRDVARKAPNATIIGADTIVVYKDELLHKPKTREEAISHLQRLSDNKHVVMTAVAIIEPNGKETIFVEETTVIFHHLSQELIEAYVDSGDPFDKAGGYGIQTVGTLLVKRIEGDYNNVVGLPLAALFSQLVARQIIQFAKE; the protein is encoded by the coding sequence ATGTTGAAAACAAATTATAAGCTTGTCCTTGCTTCTGCGTCACCAAGGAGAAAGGAATTACTGGGCATGTTAGCACTTCCGTTTGAAGTAATGACTAGTGAAGTGGAGGAAACAAGTGTACAAGCCAATACTATGCAGGATTATGTAAAGGGAGTGGCTTTATTAAAGACGCGTGATGTAGCCAGAAAAGCACCTAATGCCACGATTATTGGTGCAGATACAATCGTGGTTTACAAGGATGAGCTACTACATAAACCAAAAACACGTGAGGAAGCTATTTCACATTTACAGCGATTGTCAGACAACAAGCATGTTGTTATGACAGCGGTAGCAATTATCGAACCAAATGGAAAAGAAACGATTTTTGTAGAGGAAACTACAGTTATTTTTCATCATTTATCACAAGAGTTAATTGAAGCCTATGTAGATTCTGGAGATCCATTTGATAAAGCTGGTGGTTATGGTATTCAGACAGTAGGCACACTATTAGTTAAACGAATTGAAGGAGATTATAACAATGTTGTAGGTCTACCACTTGCAGCTTTGTTTTCGCAATTGGTAGCACGACAAATTATCCAATTTGCGAAGGAGTGA
- a CDS encoding bifunctional folylpolyglutamate synthase/dihydrofolate synthase: MIPKLDHYKEKWHVKSDDVIKPGLEAIEEALSLVGNPEQTLRVVHLAGTNGKGSTLTFLEAIAQEHGLRVGKFMSPCIVDVHDQIQIAGHPITEAEMDRVFQQMQQAELSEKLTDFELLTVAAFLHFVNEHVDIALIEAGMGGLLDSTNVVTPIVSIIPSIALEHTKFLGDTLAHIARHKAGIIKRSRPVIIGDLPDEAKRIVDDEAARKNANVLALGQHFTVKSTADGECYTNVVQQFQIAKLTRSMKGTHQANNMALAITAFFEVASVLDVSTSEVAIRQAVQRATILGRFEEIMPCVILDGAHNPASAEKLVETIQCEFPNERITFVIGILANKDVQQILRLFEQVSDNFYFVDFDNPRAMTAQQMLTLSNAASKAVLVDYVPFLQAQSLSQQRTIVSGSLYLLTAVRNRLKE, from the coding sequence ATGATTCCAAAACTTGATCATTATAAAGAAAAATGGCATGTCAAAAGCGATGATGTGATTAAACCTGGTCTTGAGGCGATTGAAGAGGCCTTGTCCTTAGTAGGAAACCCCGAGCAAACATTGCGTGTTGTCCACTTAGCAGGCACAAATGGTAAAGGATCTACGTTAACGTTTCTGGAGGCAATTGCTCAAGAACATGGCTTACGCGTAGGCAAATTTATGTCTCCATGTATAGTGGATGTCCATGATCAAATTCAAATAGCTGGTCACCCTATAACGGAAGCTGAAATGGATCGAGTTTTTCAACAAATGCAACAGGCAGAGCTTAGTGAAAAACTAACGGATTTTGAATTACTAACTGTAGCTGCATTTTTACATTTTGTGAATGAGCACGTGGATATCGCGCTTATTGAAGCAGGTATGGGTGGGTTACTGGATAGCACGAATGTGGTAACACCGATTGTCTCCATTATCCCAAGCATCGCGTTAGAACATACAAAATTTTTAGGAGATACGCTTGCCCATATTGCCCGTCACAAAGCAGGCATTATTAAACGATCTCGCCCTGTCATTATAGGTGATTTACCAGATGAAGCTAAGCGTATTGTTGATGATGAAGCCGCTCGGAAAAATGCCAATGTTCTAGCATTAGGTCAACATTTTACTGTCAAATCAACAGCTGATGGAGAATGCTATACCAATGTAGTGCAACAGTTTCAAATAGCAAAACTAACTCGGTCTATGAAGGGAACACATCAAGCGAATAATATGGCACTTGCCATTACAGCATTTTTTGAAGTGGCATCTGTATTAGATGTATCTACGAGTGAAGTAGCTATACGTCAGGCAGTGCAAAGGGCTACTATTTTAGGACGTTTTGAAGAAATAATGCCCTGTGTTATTTTAGATGGTGCTCATAATCCAGCAAGTGCGGAAAAATTAGTGGAAACGATTCAATGTGAGTTTCCAAATGAGCGCATAACATTTGTTATCGGTATATTAGCAAATAAAGACGTACAGCAGATTCTCCGCCTTTTTGAGCAGGTCAGCGATAATTTTTATTTTGTTGATTTTGACAATCCGCGAGCGATGACTGCGCAACAAATGCTAACCCTTTCCAATGCAGCATCCAAAGCTGTCCTTGTGGATTATGTACCTTTTTTACAGGCGCAGTCACTAAGTCAGCAAAGAACAATCGTATCTGGCTCATTGTATTTACTAACAGCGGTACGTAATAGATTAAAAGAATAA
- a CDS encoding bifunctional folylpolyglutamate synthase/dihydrofolate synthase, translating into MNECTKFIFTLKAVDHKRAPLVLMREVLAHLGHPHNQLRVIHVAGSNGKGSTVNALREMLQHAGYKVGAFTSPHLERVNERMTINGKQISDEQFLAYFNQLAKIIEEQYNGDFPSFFEVVTLIMFQYFAHQGVDIAIIETGLGGRLDATNVVTPLLAIITTISLEHTAFLGDTFAKVASEKAGIIKRGVPVVVGVRNEEALAVIKATAEERHAPCFVLGQDFTVTNSEQGTDYQQFTYKKEQVVMMDVPLKMAGPHQINNASLAITALLLLREDGYLSFADDTIRQGLQRAQWAGRFEQWPNHIVLDGAHNSEGTAALIQTLKDVYPNNQYRFIYAALADKDHANSIELMDAVAISIAFTQINLPNAMPAESLAMLSTHAHKTHHEEWLEIVQTVLHERHEEDIVVITGSLYFIAEVRQWLEEEGQ; encoded by the coding sequence ATGAACGAATGTACAAAATTTATCTTTACATTAAAAGCAGTTGATCATAAACGTGCACCACTTGTCCTCATGCGAGAAGTACTTGCCCATTTAGGTCATCCGCACAATCAACTACGTGTAATTCATGTGGCAGGTTCAAATGGCAAAGGCTCTACGGTGAATGCCTTAAGAGAAATGCTACAACATGCGGGTTACAAAGTAGGAGCATTTACGTCCCCGCATTTGGAGAGAGTCAATGAACGGATGACTATTAACGGCAAGCAAATCTCGGATGAGCAATTTTTAGCCTATTTCAATCAACTAGCCAAAATTATAGAAGAACAATACAATGGCGATTTTCCCAGCTTTTTTGAGGTAGTCACACTGATTATGTTTCAATATTTTGCCCATCAAGGAGTAGATATAGCGATTATTGAAACAGGGCTTGGAGGACGTTTAGATGCGACCAATGTCGTCACGCCGCTTTTAGCGATTATTACAACGATTTCGCTAGAGCATACTGCATTTTTAGGTGATACATTCGCAAAGGTTGCCAGTGAAAAAGCAGGCATCATCAAAAGAGGCGTACCAGTTGTAGTAGGAGTTAGGAATGAGGAGGCATTAGCTGTTATTAAAGCCACGGCAGAGGAACGACACGCACCATGCTTCGTTTTAGGACAAGATTTTACGGTGACAAATAGTGAGCAAGGCACAGATTATCAGCAATTTACATATAAAAAAGAACAGGTCGTGATGATGGATGTACCTTTAAAAATGGCTGGTCCCCATCAAATTAATAATGCAAGTCTTGCTATTACGGCTCTACTTTTATTACGTGAAGACGGATACCTTTCCTTTGCTGATGATACAATTCGTCAAGGACTACAACGCGCACAGTGGGCTGGCCGTTTCGAGCAATGGCCGAATCATATTGTGCTAGATGGCGCTCATAATTCAGAAGGTACAGCTGCCCTAATCCAAACACTCAAGGATGTCTATCCTAACAACCAATATCGATTCATTTATGCAGCATTGGCTGATAAGGATCATGCCAACAGTATAGAGCTAATGGATGCTGTGGCGATTTCAATTGCTTTTACGCAAATAAACCTGCCCAATGCAATGCCTGCCGAGAGCTTAGCGATGTTATCGACACATGCACATAAAACACATCACGAAGAATGGCTAGAAATTGTTCAAACTGTACTACATGAACGCCATGAAGAGGATATTGTGGTCATTACAGGTTCTTTATACTTTATAGCGGAAGTTCGACAATGGCTAGAGGAGGAAGGACAATGA
- a CDS encoding valine--tRNA ligase, with amino-acid sequence MTENISMPTKYDPQSIEAGRYEWWLQGKFFEAQPESGKKPYSIVIPPPNVTGKLHLGHAWDTTLQDILTRMKRMQGYDALWLPGMDHAGIATQAKVEAKLREDNITRYDLGREKFLEKTWEWKEEYAGHIRDQWAKLGLGLDYTRERFTLDKGLSDAVKTVFVELYEKGLIYRGERIINWDPAAKTALSDIEVIYQDVQGAFYHMKYPLADGSGYVEVATTRPETMLGDSGVAVHPNDERYQHLIGKTVILPIVGREIPIVADDYVDKEFGTGVVKMTPAHDPNDFEVGNRHNLERILVMNEDGTMNDLAGKYKGMDRFECRKQIVADLQEAGVLIRIEEHMHSVGHSERSGAVVEPYLSAQWFVKMQPLADTSLELQKDEEGKVNFVPARFENTYSRWMENIRDWCISRQLWWGHQIPAWYHNETGEVYVGKEAPTDSENWTQDEDVLDTWFSSALWPFSTMGWPDEANEEYKRYYPTSTLVTGYDIIFFWVSRMIFQGLEFTGQRPFKDVLIHGLVRDGEGRKMSKSLGNGVDPMDVIEQYGADSLRYFLATGSSPGQDLRYTTEKVEAVWNFANKIWNASRFALMNMDGMTYDEIDLTGEKSVADKWILTRLNETIERVTSLAERYEFGEVGRELYNFIWDDFCSWYIEMAKLPLYGEDEVAKKTTRSILAYVLDQTMRLLHPFMPFITEEIWQHLPHEGESITVAAWPTVRADLHFADEADNMKLLMDIIRSVRNIRAEVNTPMSKKVPLFISAKDAATVAVLEANQGYLEKFCNPDTLTIGEGLEAPGQSMTAVVTGAQVFLPLVGLINLEEEIARLEKELEKWAKEVKLVTGKLSNEKFVSKAPEALVNAEREKLADYESKHAVVLKRLEELKNM; translated from the coding sequence ATGACAGAAAACATTTCAATGCCAACTAAATATGACCCACAGTCCATTGAAGCCGGTCGCTATGAATGGTGGTTACAAGGGAAATTTTTCGAGGCACAGCCTGAAAGTGGGAAAAAGCCTTATTCCATCGTTATTCCACCACCGAACGTAACAGGTAAATTACATCTTGGGCATGCTTGGGATACAACATTACAAGATATCCTTACTCGTATGAAACGCATGCAAGGCTATGATGCCCTTTGGTTACCAGGTATGGACCATGCAGGGATCGCAACACAAGCAAAAGTAGAAGCAAAACTGCGTGAGGATAATATTACACGTTATGATTTAGGCCGTGAAAAATTCCTTGAAAAAACATGGGAATGGAAAGAAGAATATGCTGGACATATTCGTGATCAATGGGCAAAGCTTGGCCTTGGTTTAGACTACACACGTGAACGTTTCACACTAGATAAAGGTCTTTCAGATGCAGTTAAAACAGTTTTTGTTGAGTTATATGAAAAAGGTTTAATTTACCGTGGCGAACGTATTATCAACTGGGATCCAGCAGCGAAAACAGCATTATCTGATATTGAGGTAATTTATCAGGATGTGCAAGGTGCATTCTATCATATGAAATATCCTTTAGCGGATGGCTCAGGATATGTAGAAGTTGCTACAACACGTCCTGAAACAATGCTCGGTGACTCTGGGGTAGCTGTTCACCCGAACGATGAGCGCTATCAGCATTTAATTGGTAAAACAGTTATTTTACCGATTGTAGGTCGTGAAATTCCGATTGTAGCTGATGACTATGTTGATAAGGAATTTGGTACTGGAGTTGTAAAAATGACACCAGCCCATGATCCGAACGACTTTGAAGTTGGAAATCGTCACAACCTAGAGCGCATTCTTGTGATGAATGAAGACGGTACAATGAATGATCTTGCTGGCAAATATAAAGGGATGGATCGTTTTGAATGCCGTAAGCAAATTGTTGCTGATTTACAAGAAGCAGGCGTGCTGATTCGTATTGAAGAGCATATGCATTCAGTAGGTCACTCTGAACGTTCTGGTGCTGTTGTTGAGCCATACCTTTCAGCACAATGGTTCGTTAAAATGCAACCACTTGCTGACACTTCCCTCGAGCTTCAAAAAGATGAAGAAGGGAAAGTAAACTTTGTCCCAGCTCGTTTTGAAAACACATATTCTCGTTGGATGGAGAATATCCGTGATTGGTGTATTTCTCGTCAATTATGGTGGGGCCATCAAATCCCAGCTTGGTATCATAATGAAACAGGCGAAGTTTACGTAGGAAAAGAAGCCCCAACTGATTCCGAAAATTGGACGCAAGATGAAGATGTACTCGATACTTGGTTCTCTTCTGCGCTCTGGCCGTTTTCTACAATGGGCTGGCCAGATGAGGCAAATGAAGAATATAAACGTTATTACCCAACCAGCACATTAGTAACGGGATATGATATTATTTTCTTCTGGGTATCTCGCATGATTTTCCAAGGCCTTGAATTTACAGGTCAACGCCCATTCAAAGATGTGTTAATTCACGGTTTAGTACGTGATGGCGAAGGTCGTAAAATGAGTAAGTCACTTGGTAATGGTGTAGATCCAATGGATGTTATTGAGCAATACGGTGCAGACTCTTTACGCTATTTCCTAGCGACTGGTTCATCACCTGGTCAAGATTTACGCTATACAACTGAAAAAGTAGAGGCAGTATGGAATTTTGCCAATAAGATTTGGAATGCATCACGTTTCGCACTTATGAATATGGACGGTATGACCTATGATGAAATCGACTTAACAGGTGAAAAATCCGTTGCTGACAAATGGATCTTAACACGCTTAAATGAAACGATTGAACGTGTAACTTCTCTTGCAGAACGTTATGAATTTGGAGAAGTTGGTCGTGAATTATACAATTTCATTTGGGATGATTTCTGTTCTTGGTATATTGAAATGGCGAAATTACCACTTTATGGTGAGGATGAAGTAGCTAAAAAGACTACTCGTTCTATTTTAGCTTACGTACTGGATCAAACAATGCGTTTATTACATCCATTTATGCCATTCATTACAGAAGAAATTTGGCAGCACTTACCACATGAAGGTGAATCGATTACAGTGGCTGCATGGCCAACAGTACGTGCGGATCTTCATTTTGCTGATGAAGCAGATAATATGAAGCTCCTAATGGATATTATACGTTCAGTACGTAATATTCGTGCGGAAGTGAATACACCGATGAGCAAAAAAGTACCGCTATTTATTTCAGCGAAAGATGCAGCAACAGTAGCTGTTCTTGAAGCGAATCAAGGCTATTTAGAAAAATTCTGTAATCCTGATACCCTCACAATTGGTGAAGGTTTAGAGGCACCAGGTCAATCAATGACGGCTGTTGTCACAGGAGCGCAAGTGTTCCTACCACTTGTTGGTCTTATTAACTTAGAGGAAGAAATTGCTCGCCTTGAAAAAGAGTTAGAGAAATGGGCAAAAGAAGTAAAGCTTGTTACTGGTAAGTTATCAAATGAGAAGTTCGTATCGAAAGCACCTGAAGCGTTAGTCAATGCAGAGCGTGAAAAATTAGCAGATTATGAAAGCAAGCATGCTGTTGTGTTAAAACGTTTAGAAGAATTAAAAAATATGTAA
- a CDS encoding valyl-tRNA synthetase: MFNLKHTSILSFKSSYDAKGGIIIEQKTWNMRETFCFPGYGCPTELAAVQIKPQWQAMQLENSLRLMGIYHITAHVRFDFQDMQAFTGDDNLITIDALDVQGDTGYFEYAVPLHVDLPKESDVKDLMVKDIRPSLSNQMCQLEWTVTSIFNEYEPVVENDTLDNPHLMAHAFDQEEKMAVIEESVQVKQPTAVAAASRQETSTTVDQKIVMRESSSHIVVRESSTWHEVPSMIWDLTEEYTPLKVRVSNDVFQK; this comes from the coding sequence ATGTTCAACTTGAAACACACTAGCATACTATCCTTTAAATCGTCATATGATGCAAAGGGAGGGATTATTATCGAACAAAAAACTTGGAATATGCGAGAAACATTTTGTTTTCCTGGATATGGTTGCCCAACAGAATTAGCTGCTGTACAAATTAAACCACAGTGGCAAGCCATGCAGTTAGAGAATTCACTTCGATTAATGGGCATCTACCATATTACGGCACATGTTCGTTTTGATTTTCAAGATATGCAAGCATTTACAGGTGATGATAATTTAATTACAATTGATGCCCTTGATGTCCAAGGAGATACTGGTTATTTTGAGTATGCTGTCCCTTTACATGTGGATTTACCAAAAGAATCGGATGTCAAAGATTTAATGGTCAAAGATATTCGCCCTAGTCTGTCGAATCAGATGTGTCAGCTTGAGTGGACAGTTACAAGTATTTTTAACGAATATGAACCCGTTGTTGAAAATGATACTTTAGACAATCCACACCTAATGGCTCATGCTTTCGATCAAGAAGAAAAAATGGCTGTGATCGAGGAAAGTGTTCAAGTGAAACAACCTACCGCAGTAGCAGCAGCTTCACGCCAAGAGACCTCTACAACAGTTGACCAAAAGATAGTAATGAGAGAATCCTCAAGCCATATTGTTGTACGTGAATCCAGCACTTGGCATGAAGTGCCTTCCATGATTTGGGACCTAACAGAAGAGTATACACCGCTTAAAGTCCGTGTTTCAAATGATGTCTTTCAAAAGTAA